In a single window of the Flavivirga spongiicola genome:
- a CDS encoding adenosylcobinamide-GDP ribazoletransferase yields MKKELQIFLTAVMFFTRIPCPRWVDHNPEYLSKSAKYFSLVGVIVGSIGALVFYGFSFILSTEIALLLSMVATIYITGAFHEDGFADVCDGFGGGWTKEKILLIMKDSRLGTYGVTGLMLMLAIKFSALREVPIHFIPITIIAGHSLSRFIATTLIYTHPYVRDAEDSKAKPAAKNITINMLLISAMFGVTPLLFFNKPLIFIAIIPCYLAKIYLGTKFKKWLGGQTGDCAGAVQQLCEIVFYLSVVALWKFI; encoded by the coding sequence ATGAAAAAGGAACTCCAAATTTTCTTAACAGCCGTCATGTTTTTTACAAGAATTCCTTGCCCGAGGTGGGTAGATCACAATCCCGAATATCTTTCAAAAAGTGCTAAGTATTTTTCGCTAGTCGGTGTTATTGTTGGTAGTATAGGCGCTTTAGTTTTTTATGGTTTTTCTTTTATTCTTTCTACAGAAATAGCACTTTTACTTAGCATGGTTGCTACCATATACATAACAGGAGCATTTCATGAGGATGGTTTCGCAGATGTTTGTGACGGATTTGGAGGTGGATGGACTAAAGAAAAAATTCTTCTTATTATGAAGGATTCCCGCTTAGGAACCTATGGTGTCACTGGGCTGATGTTAATGCTTGCCATTAAATTTTCAGCACTAAGAGAGGTTCCTATTCATTTTATTCCAATAACGATCATTGCAGGACATAGTTTAAGTAGGTTTATAGCAACTACATTAATTTACACACATCCTTATGTTAGAGATGCTGAGGATAGTAAAGCAAAACCAGCCGCAAAAAATATCACTATAAATATGCTCCTTATTAGTGCTATGTTTGGGGTAACGCCATTATTATTTTTCAATAAACCTTTAATTTTCATAGCTATTATTCCATGTTATTTAGCAAAAATCTATCTAGGCACTAAATTTAAGAAATGGTTAGGTGGACAAACAGGAGATTGCGCAGGAGCTGTCCAGCAGTTATGTGAAATTGTATTTTATTTAAGTGTCGTAGCCTTATGGAAATTTATATAA
- the cobC gene encoding alpha-ribazole phosphatase: protein MEIYIIRHTTPNIEKGVCYGQTDLNLVDTYLEEFKTIKQQIPNSKKCTIKSSPLKRCALLANHLGSPVLFDDRLKELDFGDWEMKPWNDISEEILNPWMEDFVYTRVPNGESYIDLASRINSFFEDIIKSHDKQPLIIVSHAGPIRAFLSSVLNISLEKSFRIKIQYGDVFHLKKEDNSLKLISEIKI, encoded by the coding sequence ATGGAAATTTATATAATTAGACATACAACTCCCAACATTGAAAAAGGAGTTTGTTACGGACAAACCGATCTAAACTTAGTTGACACTTATCTTGAAGAATTTAAAACTATAAAACAACAAATCCCTAATAGCAAAAAATGTACTATAAAAAGTAGCCCGTTAAAACGATGTGCGTTGTTAGCAAATCATTTAGGATCTCCTGTCCTTTTTGATGATCGTTTAAAAGAACTTGATTTTGGAGATTGGGAAATGAAACCATGGAATGATATTTCTGAAGAAATATTAAACCCCTGGATGGAAGATTTTGTATATACCAGAGTTCCTAATGGAGAATCCTATATTGATTTGGCATCAAGAATAAATAGTTTCTTTGAAGACATTATAAAATCACATGATAAACAGCCTCTAATAATAGTAAGCCATGCTGGCCCTATACGAGCATTTCTTTCATCTGTTTTAAACATTTCTTTAGAGAAATCATTTCGTATTAAAATTCAATACGGTGATGTTTTTCATCTTAAAAAAGAAGATAATTCGTTAAAGCTTATTTCTGAAATTAAAATATAA